The DNA region CCGATTTTCGATGTGCAGGGGCGCTCGCTCAAGAAGCAGGTGCTCAACATGGGGCGTCGCAACAGGATCGCCGAGGGCAACGACGGCGTGATCGTCGTGCGCGCGCTCGACGACGTGAGTTTTCGCTTCGAGCGTGGCGATCGCGTGGGCCTGATCGGGCACAACGGGGCGGGGAAATCGACATTGCTTCGTGCGATGGCGGGCATCTATCCGCCGTCGGCGGGCCAGTTGTCGCGTGAAGGAAAAGTGGTGCCGCTCCTCGATATCGGCCTCGGTATGGACGAGAACTCGACCGGCATGCAGAACATCCGGCTCAGAGGCCTGCTGCTCGGCATGTCCGATGCGGAGATTCGTTCGAAACAGCGCGACATCGCGGAATTCTGCGAACTCGGCGATTATCTGGACCTTCCGATCCGCACGTACTCCAGCGGGATGAAGGTGCGGCTCGCGTTTGCAGTATCGACGGCGGTCGATGCCGAAATCCTGTTGCTCGACGAGGTAATGGGAGTCGGCGACGCATCGTTCATGCACAAGGCCGAAGCGCGATTGGCGGACCTGCACAGCCGTGCGGAAATCGTCGTGCTGGCGATGCACTCGAACTCCGAAATCCGAAAGGTGTGCAACAAGGTCCTTTGGATGGAGCGTGGCCGTGTGCGCGCTTTCGGGCCGACGGAAGAGGTCGTGTCGGCTTATGAGGCGACAACAGGCTGAGCGCGTCGACCGGCCAGGCCGTGCGTGCGTGATCGCGGCGGCATACGACGGCACGATGTCCGGTGACGAGCCGCTCCTGGCGGAGTGCGATCGGCTCCCTACGTCTTATCGTGTTGGGCCGGCCATACTCCCCGACATCTGCGTTCGGAACAGCGAATTGCTCGATATCTGAGCCATGTACTTCACGCGTGCGCGCAAGATTACAGGTTGCGGCCGCGCCCGACGTGCCCAAGCCGCCCACACGGCGGTTTTCGAGTCGTCGCCGCCGCGCGATGTGCCGAGGCCGAGTGCGTGATCGTTGCGCACGCAGCATGTTTCGACCCGGTGATCCTTGATGGTCTGCAGTGCCCGGCTCCCTCATCCAGTCCTTTCTGCATCATTTCCCCCGCATTGCGGATAAGGCCTCTGCGTCACCGGACAGCTTGATGTCGGCGGCGCACGGTTCGCGTTTCCCGGACAGTTGCCGATTCTGCTGAGAGCACGCGATCGGCGCGCGTGCCGCTGAATCATAGAGTGGTGCCGGCGTCGCGATCGATCACGGTTTGCCAGGTAGCATGCGTGGCTCTATTCATCCGGTCCAGTTCATCCATTCGATGTACGTACTCCGCAGGATGGCAGTGCGGGATGATGTTGTCGCGTGATCATGGTCCAC from Burkholderia ambifaria AMMD includes:
- a CDS encoding ABC transporter ATP-binding protein, whose protein sequence is MAFIELQSVTLDLPIFDVQGRSLKKQVLNMGRRNRIAEGNDGVIVVRALDDVSFRFERGDRVGLIGHNGAGKSTLLRAMAGIYPPSAGQLSREGKVVPLLDIGLGMDENSTGMQNIRLRGLLLGMSDAEIRSKQRDIAEFCELGDYLDLPIRTYSSGMKVRLAFAVSTAVDAEILLLDEVMGVGDASFMHKAEARLADLHSRAEIVVLAMHSNSEIRKVCNKVLWMERGRVRAFGPTEEVVSAYEATTG